GATAAATGCCTGGAATGGTACTAGTGGCAGTGCGTTTTATTTAAATCGTAGCTCACCTGGGGCCGTTGTTGTTGGGAACTTTACAGCATTAAACGAATCAGACTTGTTCGTAAGTGGTTTTACAAGGCTAGGGACTGGAGCAGCTGCACCTAAAATCAAAATAAAGAAATTAACTGGAACTACTTCTGCTACAGCTGGAACAGCGAATATAGCTCATGGAATTGGTGATTCAGATAAAATACTCTCCGTTGATATTTCAATTAACAATGCAGGGAAGACTTATATATCCGAAAACTATACACAGTCCGCTGGTTTAGAGTTTAACTACTATTATAATGATACCAATATCGGCGTGGTTACTAAAAGTGGAAACAGTGCTTCCCTCAATAGTAGACCCATTAAAATACTTATTACTTACGAGGAGTAGAAGATGATGTACAGCTATATCAAACAAATATTCGACCTATTTCATAGAACGATAAGAGCATTTAATACCTCCCAAAAGTAGACTTTTTCCGTACTAAATTCACACCACCATTTACCGTAAAATAGAACTCTCTGTTTAGAAGGTGTAACCAGCAGGCTAACGAATTATCTTTAAGTAAAAGAAAAACCAAATCATGAGAAAAGTAAAAACACTTTTAGCCTTTATTTTAGTACCCTTTTTACTCACAGCTCAGTCTGTGTTAATTACCCCAGGAGCTCAAAGTATAAATGGAGACAGCACCACTCAAAAACAATTAAACGCTTTTGGGAATGGCTTGTTAGTAGGACCAAAAGTTAAGTTTACAGATGAGGACCCTGCCAGTAATGTGCATATTATGGATTGTGGAACAACCAATTTTAGTAATTCATTAGCAGGAACTTTAAAAGACCCAAATGGAGATTCAGATTATTTAAGCGGTTTTGCACATGATTGTGACTTTTATTTTAGTACTGTTGACCCCCTTTTTCTTGCCTATCAAATTGATTTTGAGGTTTTGGATACGGAGGCAGCTGAAGATACAGTTTTTATCATGAATTCGTTCGGGACTACAGTACTGGCGTCTTATTCTGGCAACTCCTTACCTCCTAGTCTAAGAGTCTTAAACAACTCCGTATTGATTAGGTTTAAAACAAATAGTACTGTAGTAGGAGCCGGTTTTGTTTTGACTTGGAAAGCTATATTAAGAGATGAAATGCCTGTTCCTATTCAAAATTATTCTGGAGAAGGTATAGTGTATGACGTATCATCCAATTCCTTATGGGCTGGAAGGCATAATCCTTTAGATTTTGAAAATAAAGGAGGGTATTCTACGGCTTTGGGTTATAATTCAAAAGCGATTGGTTCAGTTTCCACCGCCTTGGGTAGTAATTCAACAGCAAGTGGTTTTGCCTCTACTGCTATGGGTGAGTATACAGAAGCCAGTGGTAATTACTCTACCGCCATGGGAGAATGGGCAAAGGCAAGTGGTAATTATTCGACTGCTATGGGGCTTGAAGCGATAGCAAGTGGTAATTCTTCCACCGCTATGGGGTTGGGAACCATCGCAAGTGGTACTTATTCCACAGCGATGGGTAGGTCAACCATTGCCAGTGGTAATTCTTCTACTGCGATGGGAAGAGGTACAGAAGCAAACACATCTTATTCCACAGCAATGGGGTACAATACAAAGGCCCGTGGCTATGCATCAACAGCAATGGGTGAATTAACAGAAGCAGATACGTCTTATGCCACTGCTATGGGTTATTTTTCAAAAGCAAGTGGCTATTCTTCAACTGCTATGGGTGAGTATACAGAAGCCAGTGGAAATTCTTCAACTGCAATGGGTTATAATACAGAAGCCAGTGGGAAATCTTCAACTGCAATGGGTTATAATACAAAAGCCAGTGGTAATTATTCCACCACTATGGGAAGAAGTACAAGAGCTGATACCATTTATGCAACGGCTATGGGGTTTGAGTCTGTAGCAAGTGGTTATTCATCTACAGCAATGGGTCAAAATACAGCAGCAAGCGGCTATTCTTCAACTGCAATGGGTTTAAGTACAGTAGCTAGTGGAGATTATTCAACAGCAATTGGTTCAAATACAACCGCAAGTAGCTCTTTCTCTACCTCCATGGGTGCATCGACAACAGCTAGTGGACTCTATTCGACCTCAATGGGTCAGAATACTTTCGCCAGTGGAATTGTATCTACTGCCATGGGCGATAACACAACAGCAAGTGGCGATTTTTCCACTGCCATAGGGAGAGATGTTACATCAAATGGTGTAGGAACTTTTACCATTGGTGACTCAAATCCTGGTTCTGGTGTTTTGACTATAGCTACGGATAATCAGTTTGTAGGTAGATTCTACAATGGTTATTATTTACTTACCAGTCAAATGGGAGATCCTTCACGAGGTGTTAGAATAAATCATGACCAAACAGCCTGGTCTTCCATTTCAGATTCTACAAAAAAGGAAAACTTTATTCCCGCCAATGGTGATGCTTTCTTAGGAAAGCTAAAAGACTTAAAATTAGGCTCTTGGAATTATAAAATTAACAAAGCAAATCCAGAACGCTTTTATGGCCCTATGGCACAAGAGATTTATGCCGCTTATGGTAAAGACGCCAAAGGCACTATAGGTTCAGACACCCTAGTGAGCACCTTAAATATGGATGGCTTGCTCTTTATTTTTGCTCAAGAATTGGAGAAAAGGACGACCAATTTAAAGGAAGAAAACAATGCTCTTAAAAGTGAAATTGATGCTTTGAAAGAAAAGTATGATCAAAATGTGGTTGCCAATAAACACTTGAAAAATGACTTTGAACAGCGTATTAGCCAATTAGAAAAACTCCTAACGGTCAAAAGTGAAGGTGATTTGGCAAAGCTACCTTAATCTAATAAAACCCCTTTTTTGAATTCTTATTTGTCAGAAATACATAAATAGAATACTCCATGAAAAGTTTACAAATTATTCTTTCTCTGCTCTTAATCCACACTTCTTTATTTTCTCAGATACAAAGTTTATCAAGCGACCCAGACGGCTCGGTGACTATAATGCCTCAGGGTATTACTTCTAAAAAGACAGACCCTACAAAAACATCTTCCAACATAGGATTAGGCTATCATACGTTGTTTTTTAACACCACGGGAACTTCCAATGTCGCTGTAGGAACTTCTGCACTTTATAATAATACCACTGGTCTTGAAAACACAGCAAGCGGAGCGGGTTCACTTGGTAGCAATACGGAGGGATATGGAAATGCCGCTACTGGAAGCTACGCACTTCATAGTAACACAACGGCTTCTAACAATACAGCAACTGGAAGCTATTCACTTTATCAAAACACCACAGCAACTGGAAATACGGCAGATGGAGCTTACTCACTTTATAATAATACGACAGGGTCTATCAATGTCGCTATGGGAAGGTCTGCTCTGTACAATACAACGGAAGGTTTTGGGAATTCGGCAATTGGAGCATATTCATTATACAGTAACACAGAAGGTGATAACAATACGGCTACTGGGCGATATTCACTATATTATAATGTAACAGGACAGATCAACATGGCCAACGGAAGTGAGGCACTTTACTATAACACAACCGGCTCAAGAAATACTGCGAACGGCAAGTCTGCACTTTTTAGAAATACTACTGCCGAACAAAATACAGCAACGGGAAGTGAGGCTCTTTACAATACTACCTCAGGGTCAAATAATACAGCTATTGGACGCCAAGCTCTTTTTTCGAACACTACTGGTGCAAATAACGTGGCCAATGGAGCTAGTGCATTACACCTAAATACAACTGGCAGTAATAATACTGCCGATGGAGCCGTAGCACTTTACGTTAATACAACAGGTAGTTTTAATACAGCTATTGGATTTGCCGCATTGTTGGGTAATGCCACTGGAGATAGGAATACGGCCATTGGTTATGCTGCAGGTGTTACCTCTGCTAACCTCTCCAACACCATTGCCATTGGTTCATCTGCTAGCGTTAATGCCAGTAATAAAATTAGAATTGGTGACGCTGGAATAACCTCTGCCACTATACAGGTAGCCTGGGACGTAACATCTGATCAGAGGTGGAAAGAAGAAGTGGTACCGCTGCCATTGGGTTTAAAATTTATCAATGATTTAAAACCAGTTAGCTACCACCGGAAGAACAATGAAAAACAAGATTTAGAGTTTGGGGTAATTGCTCAAGATTTAGAAGAAACGCTTAAAAAATATGGGCTTTCAAATGAGCAGCTTGGGCTTCTAAACAAAGATCAGGGCGGTTATTATTCTGTAAGATACAATGACCTGATTGCAACACTTATTAAAGCGGAGCAAGAACAACAGCAGTTTATTGAAGCACAAGAGAAGATCATTGGAGGTCATGAAAAGCGGTTTCAGCAACAAGAAAAACAAATGGCACAATTAGCCTCCGCACTTGCAAATATTGTTACTAGGTTATCGGAAACTCAATGAGTGAACTCATAATCAACAAACGTAAACGATTTATAATTTTCGTCGATGCTATATCAGCGAATTGATAGTTGATTTCAACGCTCTAAATAATAAAAACATGAAAACCATTGCTTCATTTTTATTCCTTTTTATCATAAGTCTAAATGCTTATAACCAAATTCAAACAATCTCAAACCAATCCAATGGTTCTGTGACAATCCTTCCACAGGGTATTTCCTCCTCACACTCGGATCTTTCAAAGAATACTTCCAATGTAGCATTAGGAACGTTTACTTTATGGTCTAACACCACTGGGAATTTCAATACTGCAATTGGAATATCTGCTCTTATAGATAACACCTCTGGATACGAAAATACCGCCACCGGTATTGGGACTCTTGGAAATAATATAGGCGGGGATAATAATACCGCCAACGGTGCTTTTTCTCTTTATCATAATATTACAGGAAATTATAATACCGCTACTGGCCATTATACTCTAAATAGTAATTTATCAGGGAGTTATAATACGGCTAATGGAGAAAGGGCACTTTCAGTAAATCAAACAGGAAATTATAATACGGCAAGTGGAGAATCTGCCCTATTACTTAATACCTCAGGAGATAAAAACACCGGAACGGGACATAGAGTGATGTGGTACAATGAGACAGGCGAGCACAATACAGCTACTGGAAGAAATGCACTTAGTGCTAATACCACAGGTAATTACAATACTGCTTCGGGCCTTTTTGCACTGAATGATGACACTTCAGGCTTTCACAATACTGCCAGCGGAAGCTATGCCCTTTTTCAAATGGATGCAGGGGACAACAATACGGCCAATGGATATAATGCACTTCGAGCCTACAGAGCTGGAAGTAACAATACAGTCATCGGTAGTAATTCACTCGAATTTAAAAAGAGTGGCGATAACAATACAGGCGTAGGTTTTGTAGCACTATATTTTGACACAACAGGAAACTGCAATACCGCTTTAGGAAGTGGTGCTCTTTATTACAACGCTAACGGTAATTACAATACTGCTACCGCTAATTCACTGGTTACTAACGAAACAGGTGATGAAAATACTGGCATAGGTTATAATGCTAATGTGGACTCGGTAAACCTCACTAATGCCACAGCTATTGGGTATAATGCAATAGCCCCCTTTAGTAATAGTATTAGATTAGGGAATGCGAGTATTACTGCTGCAGATATTCAGGTGGCTTGGACCGTATCATCAGATAAACGCTGGAAGGAAAAAATAAGGCCAGTACCTCTGGGGATTGATTTTATAAAAGACCTAAACCCCGTGAGCTATCAACGAAAAAACAACGATAAGAAAGAAATAGAATTTGGCATAA
This sequence is a window from Arcticibacterium luteifluviistationis. Protein-coding genes within it:
- a CDS encoding tail fiber domain-containing protein; amino-acid sequence: MRKVKTLLAFILVPFLLTAQSVLITPGAQSINGDSTTQKQLNAFGNGLLVGPKVKFTDEDPASNVHIMDCGTTNFSNSLAGTLKDPNGDSDYLSGFAHDCDFYFSTVDPLFLAYQIDFEVLDTEAAEDTVFIMNSFGTTVLASYSGNSLPPSLRVLNNSVLIRFKTNSTVVGAGFVLTWKAILRDEMPVPIQNYSGEGIVYDVSSNSLWAGRHNPLDFENKGGYSTALGYNSKAIGSVSTALGSNSTASGFASTAMGEYTEASGNYSTAMGEWAKASGNYSTAMGLEAIASGNSSTAMGLGTIASGTYSTAMGRSTIASGNSSTAMGRGTEANTSYSTAMGYNTKARGYASTAMGELTEADTSYATAMGYFSKASGYSSTAMGEYTEASGNSSTAMGYNTEASGKSSTAMGYNTKASGNYSTTMGRSTRADTIYATAMGFESVASGYSSTAMGQNTAASGYSSTAMGLSTVASGDYSTAIGSNTTASSSFSTSMGASTTASGLYSTSMGQNTFASGIVSTAMGDNTTASGDFSTAIGRDVTSNGVGTFTIGDSNPGSGVLTIATDNQFVGRFYNGYYLLTSQMGDPSRGVRINHDQTAWSSISDSTKKENFIPANGDAFLGKLKDLKLGSWNYKINKANPERFYGPMAQEIYAAYGKDAKGTIGSDTLVSTLNMDGLLFIFAQELEKRTTNLKEENNALKSEIDALKEKYDQNVVANKHLKNDFEQRISQLEKLLTVKSEGDLAKLP
- a CDS encoding tail fiber domain-containing protein, with protein sequence MKSLQIILSLLLIHTSLFSQIQSLSSDPDGSVTIMPQGITSKKTDPTKTSSNIGLGYHTLFFNTTGTSNVAVGTSALYNNTTGLENTASGAGSLGSNTEGYGNAATGSYALHSNTTASNNTATGSYSLYQNTTATGNTADGAYSLYNNTTGSINVAMGRSALYNTTEGFGNSAIGAYSLYSNTEGDNNTATGRYSLYYNVTGQINMANGSEALYYNTTGSRNTANGKSALFRNTTAEQNTATGSEALYNTTSGSNNTAIGRQALFSNTTGANNVANGASALHLNTTGSNNTADGAVALYVNTTGSFNTAIGFAALLGNATGDRNTAIGYAAGVTSANLSNTIAIGSSASVNASNKIRIGDAGITSATIQVAWDVTSDQRWKEEVVPLPLGLKFINDLKPVSYHRKNNEKQDLEFGVIAQDLEETLKKYGLSNEQLGLLNKDQGGYYSVRYNDLIATLIKAEQEQQQFIEAQEKIIGGHEKRFQQQEKQMAQLASALANIVTRLSETQ
- a CDS encoding tail fiber domain-containing protein → MKTIASFLFLFIISLNAYNQIQTISNQSNGSVTILPQGISSSHSDLSKNTSNVALGTFTLWSNTTGNFNTAIGISALIDNTSGYENTATGIGTLGNNIGGDNNTANGAFSLYHNITGNYNTATGHYTLNSNLSGSYNTANGERALSVNQTGNYNTASGESALLLNTSGDKNTGTGHRVMWYNETGEHNTATGRNALSANTTGNYNTASGLFALNDDTSGFHNTASGSYALFQMDAGDNNTANGYNALRAYRAGSNNTVIGSNSLEFKKSGDNNTGVGFVALYFDTTGNCNTALGSGALYYNANGNYNTATANSLVTNETGDENTGIGYNANVDSVNLTNATAIGYNAIAPFSNSIRLGNASITAADIQVAWTVSSDKRWKEKIRPVPLGIDFIKDLNPVSYQRKNNDKKEIEFGIIAQDLEVVLKKNGFSESQLGLLNKGPNGFFSVRYNDFIPIIIKAVQEQQVLLSGHHKLINKHALQFQNQETQLSEISAEIKNIEAILSLKSTLGEGLTISDK